The Leucobacter viscericola sequence GAGCTATTTCTCGCGTGCTTTCAGCGCGCCTCGGCTCACGCCTCTGATCCTGAGGCGTCCGTCGATCCTGCGTTCTCCGTGTTTCTCTACCAAGCGGTCGCTGCGGTGAATGATCCACTCTTGGTGCACCTGCTTCCCAGTTCTGTCGCCGCACTGAAGCGCGAACTGGGTGATCCACGGTTTAACGAGTTGCTCGTAGACGGAGCACTGGAACTACTTAGAGCTACTGACATCTGAGTCTCCGCGTACTGAAGAAGTGCGACTCCGTGTGCGAGCCCACACG is a genomic window containing:
- a CDS encoding TetR family transcriptional regulator: MSSRRPRRRPGENRELLIEAGLVEFGLFGYQGASTGAIALRADVPQPHVYANFANKQELFLACFQRASAHASDPEASVDPAFSVFLYQAVAAVNDPLLVHLLPSSVAALKRELGDPRFNELLVDGALELLRATDI